The Oncorhynchus gorbuscha isolate QuinsamMale2020 ecotype Even-year unplaced genomic scaffold, OgorEven_v1.0 Un_scaffold_2648, whole genome shotgun sequence genome has a segment encoding these proteins:
- the LOC124026217 gene encoding fish-egg lectin-like, with translation MRVTAAVLLVLCLLTISHAWDCQEVVNIKNLMQIDAGLGQVVATDTSQIPYYLVGDKWIRLPGSLKHITVGPAGIWGVNKDYAIYKFVAGNWVQAAGLLKQLDAGGEQFIVGANMDDTPFCLTRSATVGYKGSGSPLPWTGLPGAVKYYSCGPFGCWAVNKNDDIFLMSLNQDCQNNGWSHIDGKLSMIEVATDGSVFGVNSVGHVYTRNGITASKPEGTGWSNIPMSMHMGHVTYDLGRLWVISKSGVTMVCTP, from the exons ATGAGAGTCACTGCAGCCGTCCTATTGGTCCTCTGTCTCCTGACCATCAGTCATG CCTGGGACTGTCAGGAGGTAGTAAACATCAAGAATCTGATGCAGATCGATGCAGGACTGGGACAAGTGGTTGCTACGGACACAAGTCAAATCCCCTACTACCTGGTAGGTGATAAATGGATCCGCCTGCCTGGTTCCCTGAAGCATATCACTGTAGGACCAGCAGGGATCTGGGGTGTCAACAAGGACTATGCAATCTACAAGTTTGTGGCTGGTAACTGGGTGCAAGCTGCAG GCCTTCTGAAGCAGTTGGATGCTGGAGGTGAACAGTTTATTGTGGGGGCCAACATGGACGATACTCCATTCTGTCTGACACGTAGTGCCACAGTTGGCTACAAGGGTTCAGGCTCACCTCTTCCATGGACAGGATTGCCAGGAGCTGTGAAGTACTACAGCTGTGGACCCTTTGGGTGCTGGGCAGTCAACAAGAATGATGATATCTTCTTAATGAGT CTGAATCAAGACTGTCAAAACAACGGGTGGAGTCACATTGACGGCAAGCTTTCCATGATTGAGGTGGCAACTGATGGTAGTGTCTTTGGGGTCAACTCTGTAGGCCATGTTTATACCAG AAACGGCATCACAGCCAGTAAACCAGAGGGCACCGGATGGAGCAATATCCCAATGTCCATGCACATGGGCCACGTGACCTATGACCTGGGCCGTCTTTGGGTCATCTCCAAGTCTGGAGTCACCATGGTGTGCACACCTTAG